One Camelina sativa cultivar DH55 chromosome 3, Cs, whole genome shotgun sequence genomic window carries:
- the LOC104778382 gene encoding phospholipase D alpha 4-like, whose product MEIKEQKDFFHGTLEITIFDATPFSPPYPFNCICTKPKSAYVTIKINKKKVAKTSSEYDRVWNQTFQVLCAHPVSDTTITITLKTRCSVLGRFQISAEQILTSNSAVVNGFFPLMAHNGSKKRNLKLKCLMWFRPAYLEPGWCKTLQGESFQGISNASFPHRSNCRVVLYQDAHHKAMFDPRVHDVPLNARNLWEDVYKAIESARHLVYIAGWALNPNLVLVRDDETEIPHAVGVTIGELLKRKAEEGIAVRVMLWNDETSLPMIKNRGVMRTNVETALAYFRNTNVICKLCPRLHKRLPTAFAHHQKTITLDTRVTNSSTKEREIMSFLGGFDLCDGRYDTEEHSLFRTLGTEADFYQTSVAGAKLSRGGPREPWHDCHVSVVGGAAWDILKNFEQRWTKQCNPSVLVNTSGIRNLVYLTGPTEESNRKWNVQVLRSIDHISAREMPRGLSGEKSVHDGYVEAIRKAERFIYIENQYFMGSCDHWESKNDSGCINLIPIEIALKIASKIRTRERFAVYIVIPMWPEGPPESETVEEILHWTRETTSMMYRIIGEAIWETGDGSHPRDYLNFFSLANREEKRDGEFEPVSLPHQKTHYWNPQRNRRFMVYVHSKLMIVDDAYVLIGSANINQRSMDGCRDTEIAIGCYQTDTNNTNEIRAYRLSLWYEHTGGQITADDLSSSEPESLECVQGLRTVGEQMWEIYSGDKVVDMLGIHLVAYPISVTRDGAVEEVGDGFFPDTKTLVKGKRSKMFPPVLTT is encoded by the exons ATGGAGATTAAAGAACAGAAAGATTTCTTCCATGGTACTCTCGAGATTACAATCTTCGATGCAACACCTTTTTCTCCTCCATATCCTTTCAAT TGTATATGTACAAAGCCAAAATCAGCTTACGTGACCAtcaagataaacaagaagaaggtAGCTAAAACAAGCTCAGAGTACGACCGTGTCTGGAATCAGACTTTCCAGGTCCTCTGCGCACACCCGGTTTCTGACACGACCATCACCATCACGCTCAAGACTCGATGTTCTGTTCTCGGAAGATTCCAGATCTCTGCAGAACAGATCCTGACTTCTAATTCAGCAGTTGTCAACGGGTTCTTCCCTCTGATGGCACACAATGGGTCAAAGAAACGTAACTTGAAGCTTAAGTGTCTCATGTGGTTCAGACCGGCTTATCTTGAACCGGGATGGTGCAAAACGCTTCAAGGAGAGTCTTTTCAAGGTATTAGCAATGCGAGCTTTCCTCATAGATCGAATTGCAGAGTGGTACTGTATCAAGATGCGCACCACAAGGCCATGTTTGATCCTAGGGTTCATGATGTTCCTTTAAATGCAAGGAATTTATGGGAAGATGTTTACAAAGCGATCGAAAGTGCCAGGCACTTGGTTTACATTGCAGGATGGGCATTAAACCCTAATCTTGTCCTCGTACGTGATGATGAGACTGAGATTCCGCATGCTGTTGGAGTAACAATTGGTGAGCTTCTGAAACGAAAAGCAGAGGAAGGCATAGCAGTCAGGGTAATGTTGTGGAATGATGAGACGTCGTTACCGATGATCAAGAACAGAGGTGTAATGCGAACAAACGTGGAAACAGCTCTTGCTTACTTTAGAAACACAAATGTTATTTGTAAATTGTGTCCAAGATTGCACAAAAGACTCCCTACAGCGTTTGCGCACCACCAAAAGACAATCACATTGGATACACGTGTGACAAACTCAAGTACTAAGGAGCGAGAAatcatgagcttccttggcgGGTTTGATCTTTGCGATGGTCGGTATGACACTGAGGAGCATTCGCTGTTTCGTACACTCGGAACAGAGGCTGATTTTTACCAGACAAGTGTAGCCGGAGCTAAGCTAAGTAGAGGCGGACCAAGAGAGCCATGGCACGATTGCCATGTGTCTGTGGTCGGAGGAGCGGCTTGGGATATTCTGAAGAATTTCGAACAGAGATGGACGAAACAGTGTAACCCTTCAGTGTTGGTTAACACTTCAGGGATCAGAAACTTAGTATACCTAACTGGGCCTACAGAGGAAAGTAACCGGAAATGGAATGTTCAAGTTCTAAGATCGATAGATCACATATCAGCAAGAGAGATGCCACGAGGTTTATCTGGAGAGAAGAGTGTACACGACGGCTACGTAGAGGCAATTCGGAAGGCTGAGAGGTTTATATACATTGAGAATCAGTATTTCATGGGGAGCTGTGATCATTGGGAGAGCAAGAACGATAG CGGATGCATAAACTTGATACCTATTGAAATAGCGTTAAAGATTGCTTCTAAGATACGCACAAGGGAGAGATTTGCAGTGTATATAGTGATACCAATGTGGCCAGAAGGGCCACCCGAGAGTGAAACTGTTGAAGAGATACTTCATTGGACGAGAGAGACGACGTCAATGATGTATCGGATAATTGGAGAGGCAATATGGGAAACTGGAGACGGATCGCATCCAAGGGATTATCtaaacttcttctctcttgcaaacagagaagagaagagagatggagagTTTGAACCAGTTTCGTTGCCTCATCAGAAAACACATTATTGGAATCCGCAGAGGAATCGGAGGTTCATGGTCTATGTCCACTCCAAGCTCATGATAG TGGACGACGCATACGTTTTGATAGGATCAGCCAATATAAATCAGAGATCAATGGACGGTTGTCGGGACACAGAGATTGCAATAGGTTGCTACCAAACCGATACAAACAACACCAACGAAATCCGAGCTTACCGGTTATCGCTCTGGTATGAGCATACCGGTGGCCAGATCACGGCGGATGACTTATCATCGTCAGAGCCAGAGAGTCTTGAATGCGTCCAAGGGTTACGGACGGTAGGAGAGCAAATGTGGGAGATTTACAGCGGAGACAAGGTCGTGGACATGCTCGGCATTCATTTGGTAGCGTATCCAATTAGTGTGACAAGAGACGGTGCGGTTGAGGAAGTTGGCGACGGTTTCTTCCCTGATACCAAGACGTTGGTGAAAGGAAAAAGATCGAAGATGTTTCCTCCTGTTCTAACCACCTGA
- the LOC104778385 gene encoding SKP1-like protein 14, whose protein sequence is MSLKKIELVSSDGESFVIEEVVARKLQIVRHMIEDECADKAIPLSNVTGKILSMVIEYCKTHVNVVDDEEEISKEAKEKKEDDDSMSEEEAAKLKEWEAEFLKDKDLATIFQLILAANYLNVKGLLDLTSQSVADHIKDMTPEEVREIFNIENDYTPEEEEEVRRENAWAFEEPAAPKP, encoded by the coding sequence ATGTCTTTGAAAAAGATTGAGTTGGTGAGCTCTGATGGCGAGTCTTTCGTAATTGAGGAAGTGGTGGCGAGAAAACTGCAGATCGTAAGGCACATGATCGAAGACGAGTGTGCAGACAAAGCAATCCCGCTTTCAAACGTCACCGGAAAGATCCTATCCATGGTGATCGAGTATTGCAAAACACACGTCAATGTtgtagatgatgaagaagagatcagCAAGGAAgccaaggagaagaaggaagacgaTGATTCAATGTCTGAAGAAGAAGCCGCGAAGCTCAAGGAATGGGAAGCAGAGTTTCTCAAGGATAAAGATCTGGCGACAATCTTTCAACTCATTCTCGCTGCTAACTATCTCAACGTCAAAGGCCTTCTTGATCTCACTTCCCAGAGCGTTGCAGATCACATCAAAGACATGACGCCAGAGGAGGTTCGAGAGATCTTTAATATCGAGAACGATTACAcacccgaagaagaagaagaagttcgcAGGGAGAACGCTTGGGCTTTTGAGGAACCAGCTGctccaaaaccctaa